In the Arachis stenosperma cultivar V10309 chromosome 8, arast.V10309.gnm1.PFL2, whole genome shotgun sequence genome, AATTACACCATGGTAATACAtatttatcaataaaaaaactagtaagaaaaaataaatataccAAGAATGTCAAATATTTAAGATCAGCATTTTCTGTTCCAAAACCTCTGAGATCAACTATTGCAACCATCTGCTCCTTCCCAGTTGGAAGCTTACTCAATGCCTTCTCAACCAAGAAAACACACAATCTTTCATCATCTTTGGGGTCCTGTGCCTAATGATATAATCAGAGGTAAGGTACATCCACTGACAAATAAATGCAATGCAATAAAAGAATGTACTATGGTAAATCAACATAGTAGACATTCATGGGTCTTACTTGTgcaaattgaaattaaattggACATAATTGCGACCATAAATTTATGGCAATTTAGGCAATCTTGTACTCAAATTTAAGAATTATTATGCAGAACATTGCGGCACTTGGAAGCAATGGACGGACAAGGGAGAACAAAGGGAACACAACTATGAGCTAAACATGTAGGCAAGTTCTTAACAAATCAAAGAACCATGGGCAAATGAAAATCATACAAAATAAGCTTACAAAAATTGAAGAACCTGGCTATTCAGTAGAGCAAAGCAATTTGCACTTGCATCCGAGTAGCCATGCTTATTTTCCTCTTATTGTATATATAATTAGAAACAACACAGGCAAacataaatcaaaataaaagatttCTATTACTGCAACTTCCAGACTTACTTCAGGAAAATGTTTTGAAGCAACCACCATAAGTACAGGTCTGCCATAGATATCTAGAAAGTCATGTACATATGCCTTTCCAGTTTGAGCAACATCTTTAACTGCCTCTTCAGTAAGCTCCGCCACATTAAAGTCTTTACGCCATTTCTTATAGAGTACAAGGAAAGCACAAATCATGTAAAATTTTCACGCAAGGGCTGTTCACTTGGTTTTGTAGTTGGTACATGGGAAGGTGGAAAACTTggaatgaaaatcaaattatgCTTGCTTGCTTAGTTTAGCAAATGATCCATAACAGTTGAGTACAAAATGCACTCAAAATTCACCAACATTTCCACTTTTCCATATTCCAATTAGTAAATGTCACTATCCCTATCATGTTTGCAAAAATTTAGTGATGATGTATATAAGTAGGGAAAGGATACAATGGCTTTAGTCAACTTCTTAACAGCTTCCTTAACAGAGAACTTGCGGTCTTTAAGGAACCATAGTATCATGTCTTCATCATCCCTTCCATTTTTTCCTACAGGGAGGCTATAGTGTTCTTTCTCAAGCTTCTCCTTCACTGCCACAACTAACTACAAAATTCTCAACATACCCAACCTATAAGTGTGCCTTTAATGAAATTAGTAGCATTCAATTAATCAATTCTAATATTATCTAAGGTGTGGTCAATTTCAAGAACCCTAAGATAGAAAGGAATGAGAAATTGGaggaaacaaaaagaaaaagaagagtaCCTTGCGAGACTCATTAGGATCCAAGTCGAGTGGAAAGTTAGAGCTGCGAACGGTGAGATTGGAAAAACGATGAGGATTGGTTGTTACAGGAAGCTTTGACCCAGCGACGGAATAAGGAAGGTGAAGGG is a window encoding:
- the LOC130944088 gene encoding CRAL-TRIO domain-containing protein C3H8.02 isoform X1; the protein is MLLLRVCPAMTLHLPYSVAGSKLPVTTNPHRFSNLTVRSSNFPLDLDPNESRKLVVAVKEKLEKEHYSLPVGKNGRDDEDMILWFLKDRKFSVKEAVKKLTKAIKWRKDFNVAELTEEAVKDVAQTGKAYVHDFLDIYGRPVLMVVASKHFPEAQDPKDDERLCVFLVEKALSKLPTGKEQMVAIVDLRGFGTENADLKYLTFLFDVFYYYYPKRLGEVLFVDAPFVFKPIWQIAKPLLKSYVSLVRFCTAEEVRKEYFTDKNLPPNFRD
- the LOC130944088 gene encoding uncharacterized protein LOC130944088 isoform X2, with the protein product MLLLRVCPAMTLHLPYSVAGSKLPVTTNPHRFSNLTVRSSNFPLDLDPNESRKLVVAVKEKLEKEHYSLPVGKNGRDDEDMILWFLKDRKFSVKEAVKKLTKAIKWRKDFNVAELTEEAVKDVAQTGKAYVHDFLDIYGRPVLMVVASKHFPEALSKLPTGKEQMVAIVDLRGFGTENADLKYLTFLFDVFYYYYPKRLGEVLFVDAPFVFKPIWQIAKPLLKSYVSLVRFCTAEEVRKEYFTDKNLPPNFRD